The Tubulanus polymorphus chromosome 1, tnTubPoly1.2, whole genome shotgun sequence genome contains a region encoding:
- the LOC141915188 gene encoding uncharacterized protein LOC141915188: protein MNRYLQYSVDQKANAIDAINGGMPIKTAAKQFGVPRSTLQDIIKGRIEMGAKIGGQPTLNHEEERELVDFACNRSQMGMGFNKQTLLRYAGKIADKKGKPFLGGNPSEKWWRGFKKRHPDLPLRTPESTASVRMAGMQPVRVMKFFHSYRGVIDGYDFQRRQIWNMDESGFQMDFSPPRGVKTVPVRSSGNKELVTVIGCASAVGQILNPHFVVKGKTRLAATGFDVERAPKNWNISASDSGWTKQGIGLLWFEETFLKAIGSERPQLLIVDGHNSHNFVELIEKARENRIVIVELPSHTSNWLQPLDRTVFGPLKKAWKSTCSTLMADNPGVIMNSCNSIVGETEINQVVGPINDYQTDMTDDLATGVSITKACPADRALSVIESTLTKQQLAKYDKRYQEGFDLKSDALYMTWKRLKEKSLQSDYFPFDNTSSRSSKLSDILKYHQAKARKPCQPKPCRPTANYFVITSDEAYVEKCLREEKKSQEPRNKKLKTITKKTLPAKKQKTCPAIEVMESRLDHNKAATSTDVPAEKSSPIPSLEDTHQELRADSYVAIAQKGERGKKKPLFWNSRKNVAQELFAADQVFGTAPAKKFICMDRRRRRSPGIRGHYGAVSAPRHQSTMPAFI, encoded by the exons ATGAATCGGTATCTTCAGTATTCTGTCGATCAGAAAGCAAATGCTATCGATGCCATAAATGGTGGTATGCCTATCAAGACAGCTGCCAAACAATTTGGTGTACCTCGGTCTACACTGCAAGATATAATCAAAGGAAGAATCGAAATGGGGGCAAAAATAGGAGGACAACCGACACTCAATCATGAAGAGGAGAGGGAGCTAGTGGACTTTGCCTGCAATAGGTCACAGATGGGAATGGGGTTCAATAAACAAACATTGTTAAGGTACGCTGGAAAAATTGCAGATAAAAAAGGAAAGCCATTTTTAGGTGGTAATCCTTCGGAGAAATGGTGGAGAGGTTTCAAGAAACGCCACCCAGACTTACCATTGAGGACTCCGGAGTCAACTGCTAGTGTAAGAATGGCAGGCATGCAACCTGTTCGAGTTATGaagttttttcattcatatcgCGGtgtcatcgacggatatgattTTCAGCGGCGCCAAATTTGGAATATGGATGAGTCCGGGTTCCAAATGGATTTTTCTCCACC GCGTGGAGTAAAGACAGTACCTGTTAGATCGAGCGGAAATAAGGAGCTCGTTACAGTGATTGGCTGCGCGTCAGCAGTCGGGCAAATCCTGAACCCACATTTTGTGGTGAAAGGAAAAACCCGGCTGGCTGCCACTGGATTTGATGTTGAGAGGGCGCCGAAGAATTGGAACATCAGTGCAAGTGACAGTGGTTGGACGAAACAA GGTATTGGTCTACTTTGGTTTGAGGAAACATTCCTTAAAGCTATTGGGAGTGAACGGCCACAACTTCTTATCGTTGATGGTCACAATAGTCACAATTTTGTTGAGCTAATAGAGAAAGCCAGAGAAAATAGAATAGTGATCGTTGAACTTCCGTCGCACACAAGCAATTGGCTCCAGCCTTTAGATAG AACTGTTTTTGGGCCACTAAAAAAGGCCTGGAAGTCCACTTGCTCAACACTCATGGCAGATAATCCTGGAGTCATA atgaaTTCATGCAACAGTATAGTGGGAGAAACTGAAATTAACCAGGTAGTAGGACCAATTAACGATTACCAGACTGATATGACTGAT GATCTTGCAACCGGAGTTAGTATCACTAAAGCCTGTCCAGCTGATAGAGCACTTTCTGTGATTGAGAGCACTCTCACAAAACAACAACTGGCCAAGTATGACAAAAGATATCAAGAGGGGTTCGATTTAAAAAGTGATGCGTTATATATGACATGGAAGCggttaaaagaaaaatcattg CAAAGTGACTACTTTCCATTTGATAACACCTCTTCGAGATCAAGTAAATTAAGCGATATTCTAAAATACCATCAAGCTAAAGCACGTAAACCCTGTCAACCCAAACCCTGTAGGCCGACTGCAAATTATTTCGTTATAACATCGGATGAAGCATACGTTGAGAAGTGTTTACGAGAAGAGAAGAAGTCACAAGAACCtcgaaataagaaattaaaaacTATCACCAAG AAAACTTTACCTGCAAAAAAACAAAAGACATGCCCAGCAATCGAAGTAATGGAGAGTAGACTTGAT CACAACAAGGCAGCTACATCGACGGATGTCCCAGCTGAAAAAAGCAGCCCTATACCATCGTTAGAGGATACACACCAGGAACTAAG AGCTGATTCTTATGTTGCAATTGCTCAAAAGGGTGAAcgaggaaaaaaaaaacctctaTTTTGGAATA
- the LOC141915189 gene encoding uncharacterized protein LOC141915189, translating into MVKGKTRLAVTGFDVERALKNWNISASDSGWTKQGIVLLRFEENFLKAIGSERPQLLIVNGHNSHNFVELIEKARENRIVIVELPSHTSNWLKPLDRPTGLYPYNPLAIPTDAYVHSATVDELKSLIMEMNSCNSIVGETEINQIVGQINDNQTDMTDQSGYFPFDNTSSRSSKLSDILKYPQAEPRKPCQPKPCRLTANYIVITSDEAYVEKCLREEKKSQEPRNKKFKTITKHNNAVTSTDVPAENSSPIPSLEDTHQKLRADSYVAIAQKGERGKNHLYFGIVEKMLPESSSLQIKFLEQLQRRNLFVWTEDIEGHPVSGVIMVLSPPRIINQRCQLSLNVESMKTPMTFSVQ; encoded by the exons ATGGTGAAAGGAAAAACCCGGCTGGCAGTCACTGGATTTGATGTTGAAAGGGCGCTGAAGAATTGGAATATCAGTGCAAGTGACAGCGGTTGGACGAAACAA GGTATTGTTCTACTTAGGTTTGAGGAAAACTTCCTTAAAGCTATTGGGAGTGAACGGCCACAACTTCTTATCGTTAATGGTCACAATAGCCACAATTTTGTTGAGTTAATAGAGAAAGCCAGAGAAAATAGAATAGTGATCGTTGAACTTCCGTCGCACACAAGCAATTGGCTCAAGCCTTTAGATAG GCCCACTGGATTATACCCATATAATCCTCTGGCAATTCCCACTGATGCGTACGTTCATTCAGCAACAGTTGATGAACTGAAATCATTGATCATGGAG atgaaTTCATGCAACAGTATAGTGGGAGAAACTGAAATTAACCAGATAGTAGGACAAATTAACGATAACCAGACTGATATGACTGAT CAAAGTGGCTACTTTCCATTTGATAACACCTCTTCAAGATCAAGTAAACTAAGCGATATTCTTAAATACCCTCAAGCTGAACCGCGTAAACCCTGTCAACCCAAACCCTGTAGGCTGACTGCAAATTATATCGTTATAACATCGGATGAAGCATACGTTGAAAAGTGTTTACGAGAAGAGAAGAAGTCACAAGAACCTCGAAATAAGAAATTCAAAACTATCACCAAG CACAACAATGCAGTTACATCCACAGATGTCCCAGCTGAAAATAGCAGCCCTATACCATCATTAGAGGATACACACCAGAAACTAAG AGCTGATTCTTATGTTGCAATTGCTCAAAAGGGTGAACGAGGAAAAAATCACCTCTATTTTGGAATA GTCGAAAAAATGTTGCCCGAGAGCTCTTCGCTGCAGATCAAGTTTTTGGAACAGCTCCAGCGAAGAAATTTATTTGTATGGACCGAAGACATCGAAGGTCACCCGGTATCAGGGGTCATTATGGTGCTTTCTCCACCCCGCATCATCAATCAACGATGCCAGCTTTCATTGAATGTAGAGAGTATGAAAACACCAATGACATTTTCTGTGCAATGA